A segment of the Lolium perenne isolate Kyuss_39 chromosome 3, Kyuss_2.0, whole genome shotgun sequence genome:
ACGTCGACAAGGCAGATCGGTTTTTATTCCctgacatactggtgttggtactcttgccgatgttgattgactactttaatggttgcgtgcgtgcacgcagttttggcattgcggctcaaattcaaattatgggagaaccttcgttggtatttacaggtctatgatttgttatctatctttggctgcattcagaaaagtacaagattatgtcttggaagaagaaagagtttgaagatctcgaagatttgctagtatcttttagactttattttgtaatcgctggagacagctcgtgtatctctaccatgtactatttattattatgaatatatgtggtattgattgtcaaaaaaaaattgtATGGAAAGATAAAGTATGTTGGATAGTAGCAAAGTAATTTTTTCATGAGGTATAACCTAAtggtttttcctataggaataacACTACAAGATTCTTATAGAATTACTTCCTATAGAACGTGTTCATATGAATCGGACAATTTATATAGGAAAAATTTCCATAGAATCTAAATCCTATACAATTTCTATACAAAATCCCGTGAATCAAAATAGCCCAACCAGTGACTATTTCACATGTTGCAAAGCCTGGCCAGTGTTCAGTTTACTAGAATGGCGACCACCCTCTTGGCTATCTGGTCGTCCAAACACATGGAGGCAAAGATACCCCATCTGGAACCTTAAACTCGTGCGGATGGGGTTAATCGCATCGGTCGTTTTCTCAGGAAAAGCTAAAAACATACAATAGATCCCCTATCCCAAACCCTAAACACGGTTTCTCTAATTTGGTGTGAGATTTTTAAATTAGTTCGCCAGAATTTTTTttacaaagatttgcaaaatacgAAATCCTAAACACGATTTCTAGCAAGCTAGCCCGATATCCATCTATATCATCGGGACTTGGGTTCTTCGTCGGAAACGGCGGGAGCAGTGTAGATCCACGCATCCTCGGCGTTGGAGTCGTTGTCTTCGATGTTGCCGTCAGAGAAGTCGGAGGAGTAGTCAACGAAGGCGTACCTTTGGCCCGTCGTCTTTTAGCGGATGGACGCGTGCCAACTCATCGTCGGTGTCGCGGGCACACTTTTCCTTCTCCCACACGTCAGTGACGACAAGAGTGAGGGAGTTGCGACCCGTCATTGTGAGGTGCAGCTCCTCCCGAGTGGCGTCGTCCTCCACCTTGTCCGGGCTCGAGTCGAGCTCGATCGGTGAGAGCGGAGGGAGCCCGGGTGCCGCCGGAGCTCAAACTTGCGCCACTGCAGACGACGGCCCCGCCTCGCTGTTAATCACACTCGGGAGGAGACCGAACCAGGAGGGGGAGTGTGGGTTGCGGAGTGAGAGCGCGCCTCACCGACATGCTTGCTCGAAGAGATGCGTCGCAGCTTGGCTGGCgtcttcgtcgcgcacgtcgccgACCGAGAGCCATACCCGCGCGACGGATTTGTGTGGCCGCCACGCACCGAATTGGGTCTGGCCATTGGGGGAGTATGTAGAGGGGGAGGCAAGGACACGGATGGCGATGGAAAGTTGGTTTTGGCGGGCGGTGGTGCTCGCAATCATAGAAGGGGTGGTGGGTGGAGGAAGAGGCGGAAATGGATGCGGGGTGCGGCATCCAACCCCTCAGTCCCGCTTTTATACAGCGTTCGGAGGGCGCATTGGGTTATTACCTCATCACTTTTCGCGATGCAGACCGGTTTTGCAGGCCATTTCTTGGTGCAAAACCGAAAAAAATAGAATGTGGTGGCGGATGGGATGTCTGCTAGAGATGCTTTTTATGTGCACACAGAGTTTTGTAAATTTTTGCTTGGAGAAATATGTGGTACTTCGTCAAAACGCAACTCCGCTGGCACGTAACCTGCTGGAAACCACCTCCTACTGATATAGCAAAGATAGCTGCTGATGCCGCTGTAGCAAAGATAATTCTTGCCAAGAACTGGCAGCAGGAGTAGTAGCTGCAGCTATGCCACCTATCTGGGTCCTGGGAGCTTCTACAACGGTTTTGGAGGTTTTATCTGATTCGGTCTGTTTGGAATCTCATGCTTGCAGGAAAGCATTAGCTCTAGCTGAAGATCGGACCCtaaccaatttttttttttttgaaacggagataATCtttgctccaatctattaattaagaagataATGCTCGGTTAATTAACGTCAAACCGGGTAAAAACCAATACAACATATAATGAAAACCCAAAGTCCACAACTTCTAGATCGCTAAACATGATCAGCCAACTCTCTCAACCTATTGTGGCCACAAACTCTCAAAACTCACCAAACATAAAGGAAATCCACCGAAAGATGAGATCATCCATTAAGAAATTGCAGATGCCTTCCTTGTGGTGCTACTCTTTTTACTTTTTCTCTTGAGATACTCTTTCACCTTCTTGGTTTTGTCACCCGAATCCTTTCCTGACTGGAGGTGCACAATCTCTTTGCTAGATTCTAGGATAGCTGTCTCCAAACTGCCAAGAAGATCGcaaagctctttttgcaaagagaGCCTCAGAGTTAACGAAAGCAAGCGACTGACTGAGCTTTGGAGATGGTGGCATGGAAACCACCACCAAAGGTTCAAGCGAGTCCATGTCCAAATGCACCATCGATGAGGGAGAAGCCGACTCGCCACACAATTTCTACAGCTTCAACCCGGACCTCATCAATATCACAGGAGCTATGACCTCACTCTTAGAAGCAGCCGACACATGGGGTTCCTGGAGCGGGCAGGGAATGGTATGAGGGGAGAAAACGCCATATAGGCCCTTATCCCCAACTTCAGCTGAACCGAAACCAAGTTGGATGGGACTActgagactgctcatagtgggggtAACATAGGTTGTAACATCACACATatcaaggcattttggtgacatggcataccaataaatgaagaaagagagtggggtggtaactagctatgttaccataacatcacacatctcaaagcAATATGAGTCTATAACATAATTAATGCATATTGCACGACACCACATCTAACTTACTACcccctatgaaggtagtaacttagactagtaacatatagtaacatgacatatgttactagtctaagttactctccactatgagCAGCCGGTTACTGAAACCAAGGAGCGGACCAAAGGAAGGAAGAAATGGTGCTATCATTTTAGAGATCAATGCTGGCTCTGAACACTTCGGAATGTGTTTTTCGTTCATGAAGGTAGAATTTCCAATCTCGAACCTCACAGAATAGTTATGTTCATGTTAACCCAGGGAGTGCAACAGTTCCTGTAAACATCTTATTGCATCAACGCCACGCATAACTCTAGTCCATTGGAACGTGGGGTCACTTAAGATTGTGAAATAATAAAGTGGACACAATCTTCGATTTGAATTCCAATGGCAACCAAAAACAATCCACTTCTTACCAAAAGGTGGGATCCAATGGACTTTTCTTCGGCAAGAAATAGTTTTCAAACTAAAACGCTACCAAATACATTCATGCTGAAGTAACTGCAGAACTTCTGGTTCACCAAAAGGTGAGAGATCCAATGGACTTGTGGTTCATCAAAAGGTGGGATCCGATGGACTTCTTCGGCAGCAATGGATTTCAATTTTTAATTCAAATCGCTACCACATGGATGCGAAAGTATGTGCAGAACTTGCAGACATCGGATGTGGTTGCCaggtcaaaaaaataaaaaattgaaagGGAGGTCAAGCAGCTGAAGCGCTTAACATCAAGCAGGTGAATTGGAAGACGAATCATACGCATATAAGTAAAAGAATAATAACCAATGAATGAATTATTGAAAACATGACTCCCTCTTTTACAGGCAAAAGAGAGATGAGTAGATCGCTACTACGAGAGCCTAACCAGCAACTGAACTGAACGAAAGAAACAAACAGACGCAGCTCGCCGCAATCCAAATTGCGGGATCACATCTGTCGATCTAATTAAGCAGCACCAATCACGCATTCACGCCTCAGTGAGCGAGGAAGGCGAGGAGGGAGACGAGGGCGGCCACGGCCCAAGCGCCAGGGGCGACGGCGCCCGCCGCGCTGAGCATCGTCGGCGCCGGCGCCGGAGCGAGCGACGGCGCAAGGCTGCCGAGGGAGACGACCTCCTCCCGCTCCACGGTCCTTGCGGTCGCCGCGGCCGACGCGACGAGCAGGAGGAGCACGGCCGCGAGGAGGGCGACGGACTTGGCGGAGACGGCGGCCATTGGGGCGAGAAGGTGGGGGTGGGAGC
Coding sequences within it:
- the LOC139837631 gene encoding uncharacterized protein; this encodes MAAVSAKSVALLAAVLLLLVASAAATARTVEREEVVSLGSLAPSLAPAPAPTMLSAAGAVAPGAWAVAALVSLLAFLAH